From a single Theropithecus gelada isolate Dixy chromosome 8, Tgel_1.0, whole genome shotgun sequence genomic region:
- the LOC112630435 gene encoding small ubiquitin-related modifier 2-like isoform X1 — MANEKPKEGVKAENHDHINLTVAGQDGSVMQFKIKRHTPISKLLKAYCERQGWSMRQIRLQFDGQPINETDTPAQLEMEAEDTIDVFQQQTGDVY, encoded by the exons ATGGCCAACGAAAAGCCCAAGGAAGGAGTCAAGGCTGAGAACCACGATCATATTAATTTGACAGTGGCAGGGCAGGATGGTTCTGTGATGCAGTTTAAGATTAAGAGGCATACACCAATCAGTAAACTACTGAAAGCCTATTGTGAAAGACAGGGATGGTCAATGAGGCAGATTAGATT acaattcgaCGGGCAACCAATCAATGAAACAGACACACCTGCACAGCTGGAAATGGAGGCTGAAGATACAATTGATGTGTTCCAACAGCAGACGGGAGATGTCTACTGA
- the LOC112630435 gene encoding small ubiquitin-related modifier 2-like isoform X2 produces MANEKPKEGVKAENHDHINLTVAGQDGSVMQFKIKRHTPISKLLKAYCERQLEMEAEDTIDVFQQQTGDVY; encoded by the exons ATGGCCAACGAAAAGCCCAAGGAAGGAGTCAAGGCTGAGAACCACGATCATATTAATTTGACAGTGGCAGGGCAGGATGGTTCTGTGATGCAGTTTAAGATTAAGAGGCATACACCAATCAGTAAACTACTGAAAGCCTATTGTGAAAG ACAGCTGGAAATGGAGGCTGAAGATACAATTGATGTGTTCCAACAGCAGACGGGAGATGTCTACTGA